CGAACGGGCGGGCCTGGTGGACCCCATCGAGTACGCCCCCCTCGGGTCGCCGGACCGGGAGGCCATGCGGGACCGCATCCGCAGGCTGGGGCGCCTCCTGAACGCCCTGAAGCGCTCGCCATGACCGCCGCGGGCCGCGGTCGGGCGGTGGCGGCGGTGGTTTTCATGTCGGTCCTCTTCGGGGCCTCCTTTCCCGCGACGAAGATCGCCCTCGAGGGTTTCTCGCCCTCCCAGCTCATCTTTCTCCGCTTCGTCCTGGCCTCCCTGGTGTTTCTCGCTCTTTCCCCCTGGACGGGGCTGGGTGGGATGGACCGGCGGGGTGCGCTCCAGGTCCTCGTGCTGGCCCTCTTCGAACCCGGGGCCTACTTCTTCCTCGAGGCATGGGGCATCCAGAGGACGCTGGCCTCCACTGCGGCCGTGCTCATCGCGACCATCCCTGTTTTCGTGATGGTGCTGGAGGCGGTCTGGTTGAAGGTCCCCGTCTCGGCCCGCGAGGTCGCTCTCATCGTCCTATCCCTCGGTGGGATCGCCCTGCTTGTGGGCGCTTCCGGGTTCGGGGAGGCCCTCGGAGGGAGCCTTTCTGGCAATTTGCTCATCTTGGGGGCCGCCCTCGCGGCCTCTATGTACACCGCGATGGCCCGCCGCCTGGTTGTGGCCTATTCTCCGATCGCCGTCACCCGCCTCCAGGCCTTTTACGCCGTGGCCATGTACTGGCCGTTCGCCGCATGGGACTGGCTCCAGC
The sequence above is drawn from the Acidobacteriota bacterium genome and encodes:
- a CDS encoding DMT family transporter, with the protein product MTAAGRGRAVAAVVFMSVLFGASFPATKIALEGFSPSQLIFLRFVLASLVFLALSPWTGLGGMDRRGALQVLVLALFEPGAYFFLEAWGIQRTLASTAAVLIATIPVFVMVLEAVWLKVPVSAREVALIVLSLGGIALLVGASGFGEALGGSLSGNLLILGAALAASMYTAMARRLVVAYSPIAVTRLQAFYAVAMYWPFAAWDWLQHKGPPPETKSVLALAYLGIGCSFLAYVLLNYSLSRLKASTVAAFTNVIPVVATALAILLLGETLLAGQLLGGIVVIASVTLLTLESGRAGGKGERPSGVGRGEAVPPIPPGA